The proteins below come from a single Aegilops tauschii subsp. strangulata cultivar AL8/78 chromosome 6, Aet v6.0, whole genome shotgun sequence genomic window:
- the LOC109766332 gene encoding uncharacterized protein produces MAGKKRPPTALAELGPAASDSSQDEAAARAAGPAGEVPAKKKKKLAMEVRKQRKQLDKDRHRQSAEKAAAAPKPQPAPAPAAAAEEAAAVVPVPAPAPVVAGPGLHMNVFRDLASPEASLREAAAEALVAELRDVQRAYEKEKAAREEGEGEEGDRDDGPSQMMEAEKEDGLDNCAPAVRYAIRRLIRGISSSREFARQGFALGLAAVLQSIKAISVEAVMKLIPALLEYSASMKGPEAKDNLLGRLFGFGSLARSGRVLGQWKRDKSSPILRDFVTEVVQLGNKKRYLTEPAVALILDLTRKLPDEAIFSEVLDTPCVQVWFNRAANVGDPDALFLALKFQERSNVQREIFGKLLPYPFSLDNFFTEEHLLSLAACFKESAFCLPRIHSIWHVITDMLIREEASQSDNNTSSSKKHKKSKKGNSSEDSKKNLRNFCEVIIERSLLLSSHDRKHLAFNIIIDLLPRLSPSSIQVILSSKVVLGLMDILSNASSWLYNAGQHFLKELVSLVSNDNDRCVAVVINLQKYSFGRFDSLTKTKTVKGLIAKIQNGQDCLHLVQNLMALFVDEGSVADEPSDQSQTTDENSEVGSIEDKELVGEGNADLLKSWVVNTIPFVLKNLKLTSKGSSLTDSEMIKCIEEKFQVQTEILKFFAVQGLFSASLGTEVTSFELQEKFKWPKTAISTSLRNECIEQLQLLLEDAQKDEALHVSGVKSNDLGFYFMRFINTVCNIPSVSLFRTLSSNDDNAFKKTLATESALFQEERKIGTGLDSTKMHVIRYLLIQLLLQVLLHPEEFWEAAIDVIICCKKTFPSIAQCDNSSAPESVEGGTEESDEDGSDEPNEDGSLESIDVLVQTFLSVLPHVSGPVCFAIEQVFRVFSDEITETGLLDMLRVVKIDLKGSRRQTDSDDDEDEARVDIEDDDEMEDADVGNVDDAPDEMDEEMEDDSADEVDEDQDDLEETVDNKAKDGDEAEATKGGEDSDDSDGMDDDAMFRIDPYIARIFKERNNLPGSETQQSQLMRFKLRVLTLLEIYLQRNPGKKLVLDVYAFLMQAFVKSHSADGNEQFRQRIGGILQKRIFKAKECPKGFDVELSRLESLLQKALHLASRSRYKEVASAAQNATFWILKIINSKGCSKQELASVVDKFQYMLNDYFSNKKSRLKIGFVKEAVRRNPWVGRELFGFALQKIGSTKAEYRRVQTLELVDCILKSWVGDDVSSASKVLKKHMALLCELMQEILTKMPENKSRRQEVRRFCTRALQTVTRLNLKEKFQKKLSPEAYTLCDAQLGAAFVPFRQ; encoded by the exons ATGGCCGGGAAGAAGCGGCCCCCGACGGCGCTGGCGGAGCTCGGCCCCGCCGCGTCGGACTCCTCGCAGGACGAggccgcggcgagggcggcgggccCGGCGGGGGAGGTgccggcgaagaagaagaagaagctggcCATGGAGGTCAGGAAGCAGCGGAAGCAGCTCGACAAGGACCGCCACCGCCAGTCCGCGGAgaaggccgccgccgcccccaagcCGCAGCCCGCGCCTGCACccgccgcggcggcggaggaggccgcggcGGTGGTCCCGGTGCCCGCGCCCGCTCCGGTGGTGGCGGGGCCGGGGCTCCACATGAATGTCTTCAGGGACCTGGCGTCGCCGGAGGCCTCGCTGAGGGAGGCCGCGGCTGAGGCGCTGGTGGCCGAGCTCCGGGACGTGCAGAGGGCGTACGAGAAGGAGAAGGCCGCgcgggaggagggggagggggaagaGGGGGATCGCGACGACGGCCCTTCGCAGATGATGGAGGCCGAGAAGGAGGACGGGTTGGATAACTGCGCGCCCGCCGTGCGGTATGCCATCCGGCGGCTCATCCGCGGTATCTCTTCCTCTAGAGAG TTTGCAAGGCAAGGATTTGCGTTGGGTCTCGCAGCTGTGCTCCAATCAATTAAAGCGATCAGCGTCGAAGCCGTTATGAAGTTGATACCTGCTTTGCTGGAATATTCGGCTTCCATGAAAGGACCG GAAGCTAAGGACAATCTTTTGGGGCGCCTCTTTGGATTCGGATCACTTGCAAGGTCTGGAAGGGTTTTAGGACAGTGGAAACGTGATAAGTCTTCTCCTATTCTCAGGGATTTTGTTACAGAGGTTGTGCAACTTGGAAATAAGAAACGATATCTCACCGAGCCTGCGGTTGCATTGATTCTGGATTTAACCAGGAAG CTGCCAGATGAAGCTATATTCTCTGAGGTTCTAGATACCCCTTGTGTACAAGTTTGGTTCAACAGAGCTGCTAATGTTGGAGATCCAGATGCGCTCTTCCTGGCTTTGAAGTTCCAAGAAAGAAGTAATGTTCAGAGGGAGATATTTGGGAAGCTTCTGCCATATCCATTCAGTCTTGACAATTTTTTCACAGAAGAGCATCTTCTATCCCTTGCTGCTTGTTTTAAG GAATCTGCATTTTGTCTTCCACGCATTCATAGTATATGGCATGTTATCACGGACATGCTCATCCGGGAGGAAGCTTCTCAGAGTGATAACAATACGAGTTCTAGCAAAAAGCACAAAAAGAGTAAGAAAGGCAATTCCTCTGAGGATTCAAAAAAGAACCTACGCAATTTCTGTGAGGTTATTATTGAAAGATCATTGCTGCTCTCATCTCACGACCGGAAGCATCTAGCATTTAATATAATTATTGATCTCCTACCAAGACTATCTCCATCATCTATTCAAGTAATTCTGTCCAGCAAAGTTGTTCTTGGATTGATGGACATTCTGTCTAATGCTTCATCGTGGTTGTACAATGCCGGTCAACATTTTCTGAAAGAATTAGTCAGTTTAGTAAGCAATGACAATGATCGTTGTGTTGCTGTTGTCATCAACTTGCAGAAGTATAGCTTTGGAAGATTTGACAGCCTGACAAAAACAAAAACTGTTAAAGGGTTGATCGCCAAGATCCAGAATGGCCAAGATTGTTTGCATCTTGTGCAAAATTTGATGGCACTCTTTGTGGATGAAGGTTCTGTTGCAGATGAACCATCTGATCAAAGTCAGACAACTGATGAGAATTCAGAAGTTGGCTCAATTGAAGATAAGGAACTTGTTGGCGAAGGGAACGCTGACCTTCTGAAGAGTTGGGTGGTCAATACAATTCCATTTGTCTTGAAAAATCTGAAGCTTACATCTAAAGGAAGTTCGCTGACAGATTCTGAGATGATCAAGTGTATTGAAGAAAAATTTCAGGTGCAGACTGAGATACTAAAATTCTTTGCAGTCCAAGGTCTGTTCTCAGCCTCTTTAGGAACTGAGGTGACATCATTTGAGTTGCAAGAGAAGTTCAAATGGCCAAAGACAGCTATATCAACATCACTTCGCAATGAATGCATCGAACAACTTCAGTTATTACTAGAAGATGCACAAAAGGACGAGGCTTTGCATGTTAGCGGGGTTAAGTCTAATGACTTAGGCTTCTACTTCATGCGTTTCATTAACACTGTGTGCAATATTCCTTCAGTTTCACTGTTCAGAACCTTGAGCAGCAATGATGATAATGCATTCAAGAAAACACTGGCTACGGAATCTGCACTTTTCCAGGAG GAAAGAAAAATTGGCACTGGATTGGATTCAACTAAAATGCACGTGATACGTTATCTCCTTATTCAGTTACTGCTGCAAGTTCTGCTCCATCCAGAGGAGTTCTGGGAGGCTGCAATTGATGTGATTATATGTTGCAAGAAAACATTTCCTTCAATTGCTCAGTGCGACAATTCCAGTGCGCCGGAATCTGTTGAGGGTGGTACAGAGGAGTCTGATGAGGATGGGTCAGATGAGCCTAATGAGGATGGGTCATTAGAGTCTATTGATGTACTTGTGCAGACTTTTCTCTCTGTTTTGCCTCATGTATCTGGCCCCGTGTGTTTTGCCATTGAACAG GTTTTCCGTGTGTTCAGTGATGAGATTACAGAAACAGGGCTTCTTGATATGCTGAGAGTTGTAAAGATAGATTTGAAAGGCTCCCGTCGTCAAACAGATAgcgatgatgatgaagatgaggcTCGTGTTGATATCGAAGATGATGATGAAATGGAAGATGCGGATGTTGGGAATGTTGATGATGCCCCAGATGAAAtggatgaggaaatggaagatgaTTCAGCTGATGAAGTAGATGAGGATCAGGATGATTTGGAAGAAACAGTCGACAATAAGGCAAAAGATGGAGATGAGGCAGAAGCTACCAAAGGTGGGGAAGATTCAGATGATTcagatggtatggacgacgatgctatGTTCCGTATTGATCCTTATATTGCGAGGATTTTCAAGGAGCGAAACAACCTTCCTGGTAGTGAAACCCAGCAATCTCAACTTATGCGATTTAAGCTTCGCGTGCTTACTTTACTGGAGATATATCTTCAGAGGAATCCAG GAAAAAAACTGGTGCTGGATGTGTATGCTTTCTTAATGCAAGCTTTTGTGAAATCACATAGCGCCGATGGCAATGAGCAGTTCAGGCAACGTATTGGTGGTATATTGCAGAAAAGGATATTCAAAGCAAAAGAATGTCCAAAAGGCTTTGATGTCGAACTTAGTAGACTTGAAAGTTTGCTGCAGAAGGCTCTGCATCTGGCATCACGGTCACGATACAAAGAAGTTGCTTCTGCGGCCCAAAATGCCACGTTTTGGATTCTGAAGATTATCAATTCCAAGGGTTGTTCCAAGCAGGAACTTGCAAGTGTGGTCGATAAGTTCCAGTACATGCTGAACGACTACTTCAGCAACAAGAAATCGCGGCTGAAGATTGGTTTTGTGAAGGAGGCTGTCCGCAGGAACCCCTGGGTAGGACGGGAGCTTTTCGGCTTTGCTCTACAGAAGATCGGCAGCACCAAGGCTGAATACCGAAGAGTTCAAACTTTGGAGCTGGTGGACTGCATATTGAAATCCTGGGTCGGCGACGATGTCTCGAGCGCATCAAAGGTTTTGAAGAAGCATATGGCTCTGCTGTGCGAGCTGATGCAGGAAATCCTCACAAAGATGCCCGAAAACAAGTCGCGTCGCCAGGAGGTGCGTAGATTCTGCACGCGGGCTCTGCAAACCGTGACGAGGCTCAATCTGAAAGAGAAGTTTCAGAAGAAGCTAAGCCCGGAAGCCTACACCCTGTGTGATGCACAGCTGGGAGCTGCATTTGTTCCCTTCCGACAGTGA
- the LOC109766334 gene encoding uncharacterized protein produces MADKPSRALVLYAAGHAALLAGGGGGKGHLDAFASIASCGFLSVRTPAVNEDGGDRNSGTILELAQLLDVYDGLYPAKDGETARVDPQELVVPKLSERFMGLRAAMVTNCPGVSSFAANLGFHVFGTEDFAAQSGSGSSSKDTRIIDRAFTLLGFAEGNVQDVSEFDLVFVHAAMENTASKLGKLGMKTDLNRLDKLVASVMEAVPVGSAVAARIHVSVILSYGSATENKEEACLIVNSSTETDSDLKLLRPRQSYTMKAGKTLDDVRNHHPMLLAQWQQGVTRSDLAKEFSFEEFIKRAGNFAMLAERFLHEVAFKLWKAPKYGA; encoded by the exons ATGGCGGACAAGCCGAGCCGGGCGCTGGTGCTGTACGCCGCCGGCCACGCGGCGCTGCTCGCCGGGGGCGGAGGGGGGAAGGGCCACCTCGACGCGTTCGCCTCCATCGCCTCCTGCGGCTTCCTCTCCGTCCGCACCCCCGCCGTCAACG AGGACGGAGGGGACAGGAACAGCGGCACGATTCTCGAGCTGGCGCAGCTGCTCGACGTGTACGATGGCCTCTACCCTGCCAAG GATGGGGAAACTGCCCGGGTGGATCCGCAGGAGCTAGTAGTCCCCAAGCTATCCGAGAG GTTTATGGGGCTGAGAGCTGCTATGGTCACCAATTGCCCGGGTGTTAGCTCATTCGCGGCGAATCTTGGCTTCCACGTTTTTGGAACTGAAGATTTCGCCGCTCAGTCAGGTTCAGGCAGCAGTTCTAAGGACACTAGAATAATCGACCGGGCGTTCACTCTGCTGGGATTTGCAGAGGGGAATGTCCAGGATGTGTCTGAATTCGATCTGGTCTTTGTGCATGCCGCAATGGAGAACACAGCCAGCAAGCTGGGGAAATTAGGGATGAAGACGGATCTCAACCGGCTTGACAAATTGGTGGCTTCCGTCATGGAAGCTGTGCCGGTTGGTTCAGCTGTCGCCGCCCGTATTCATGTGTCTGTGATCTTGAGCTATGGATCTGCTACTGAAAATAAGGAAGAGGCATGCCTCATCGTAAACTCTTCAACCGAAACTGATTCCGACTTGAAGTTACTCCGTCCACGCCAGAGCTACACTATGAAAGCAGGAAAGACGTTGGATGATGTCAG GAATCATCATCCAATGCTACTGGCACAGTGGCAACAAGGAGTAACACGTTCTGATTTGGCCAAAGAGTTCTCTTTTGAGGAATTTATAAAG CGTGCCGGAAACTTTGCTATGCTTGCTGAGCGCTTTCTACATGAGGTTGCATTTAAGCTCTGGAAAGCGCCAAAATATGGAGCATAG